One region of Alcanivorax sediminis genomic DNA includes:
- the hemJ gene encoding protoporphyrinogen oxidase HemJ, with protein MQFALDHFLWIKAIHLIAVICWFAGIFYLPRLFVYHAMAEDQISKDRFKIMERKLYRGIMNPSMIVTVVLGLWMFMANMEAYKGSGWMHAKLALVFLLIGYHHVCLAYMKKFANDANTKSDKFYRIFNEIPVFMLVAIVILVIVRPF; from the coding sequence ATGCAGTTCGCTCTCGACCACTTTCTCTGGATCAAGGCCATCCACCTGATTGCCGTTATCTGCTGGTTTGCCGGCATCTTCTATCTGCCGCGCCTCTTCGTGTACCACGCCATGGCAGAAGACCAGATCAGCAAAGACCGCTTCAAGATCATGGAGCGCAAGCTGTATCGCGGCATCATGAACCCCAGCATGATCGTGACGGTGGTGCTGGGCCTGTGGATGTTCATGGCCAACATGGAAGCCTACAAGGGCAGCGGCTGGATGCACGCCAAGCTGGCGCTGGTGTTCCTGCTGATCGGCTACCATCATGTCTGTCTGGCCTACATGAAAAAGTTCGCCAACGATGCCAACACCAAAAGCGACAAGTTTTACAGGATCTTCAACGAGATTCCTGTATTCATGCTGGTGGCGATCGTTATCCTCGTCATCGTTCGTCCATTTTGA
- the mrcB gene encoding penicillin-binding protein 1B — protein sequence MANRRWFSWAFVAKVSLVLLVIGAAGMAYLDAMVRQRFDAHVWQLPARVYARPVELYEGRVLSREDMLKLLDLMRYRNDSRASTPGSFSAQGNSLLIHTRGFHDSDGGEKPRRIRLSLSGGQIQSLQAGGDGLARLEPLQIGSIHPQHAEDRVLVPLEEVPPLLVDMLLATEDQSFYEHHGVSLRGLARAMLANLKAGGLVQGGSTLTQQLVKNFWLSSERTLSRKLLEMPMALLLELHYSKQQILEAYLNEVYLGQDGARAIHGMGLGAQFLFGRPLQELEPHQLATLVALLKGPSWYDPRRRPERAMERRNTVLRVALEQGALSQSDYDKYSTRPLEVVPRGASALYAFPAFIDLVRRQLARDYPPEVLSDEGLNIHSTLDVLAQLAAEGALKEHLDNRDPKEDKKLNGAVVVVAPAQGDVLALVSNRHSREAGFNRALDAERPMGSLAKPAVILSAVQQPKKWSLATLVEDGPIQVAMPNGDLWDPQNFDKQSRGAMPMVDVLAQSRNQATARLGLDVGLDRVAGTMETLGVTRQVPRYPSILLGSLALTPFEVAMMYQPLATGGFSTRLRSITDVLDKDGQPLARYPVSADEVVAAGPAFLTQWAMQQVVENGTARSARAYLPEDLKVAGKTGTSDDFRDAWFAGFSANHLAVVWVGRDDNASAGITGTSGALPIWARLMGKLPQRSLSQAPPAGIEWVWMNPDGQRVSAEGCGEARRYPMLEASIPQQADGCGAVKQTGKGIKGWFKGLFD from the coding sequence ACCTGATGCGTTACCGCAACGATTCGCGAGCGTCCACACCGGGGAGTTTCTCTGCCCAGGGCAACAGCTTGCTGATTCATACCCGGGGTTTCCACGACAGCGATGGTGGTGAAAAGCCGCGACGGATTCGCCTGTCGCTGTCCGGCGGCCAGATTCAGTCACTGCAGGCGGGGGGCGACGGGCTGGCAAGGCTGGAGCCGCTGCAGATTGGCAGTATCCATCCGCAGCATGCTGAAGACCGGGTGCTGGTGCCGCTGGAAGAAGTGCCGCCGCTGCTGGTGGACATGCTGCTTGCCACCGAAGATCAGAGCTTTTATGAGCACCACGGAGTGTCGCTGCGTGGCTTGGCCCGTGCCATGCTGGCCAACTTGAAGGCCGGAGGGCTGGTGCAGGGCGGCAGTACCCTGACCCAGCAGTTGGTAAAGAATTTCTGGCTCAGTTCTGAGCGCACCCTGTCGCGCAAGTTGCTGGAAATGCCCATGGCCTTGCTGCTGGAGCTGCACTACAGCAAGCAGCAGATCCTGGAAGCGTATCTGAACGAGGTCTACCTGGGCCAGGATGGCGCCCGCGCCATTCACGGTATGGGGCTGGGCGCCCAGTTCCTGTTCGGCCGCCCGCTACAAGAGTTGGAGCCCCATCAATTGGCCACACTGGTGGCGCTGCTCAAGGGGCCCAGCTGGTACGACCCGCGTCGCCGGCCTGAGCGTGCCATGGAGCGTCGTAATACCGTGCTGAGAGTCGCGCTGGAGCAAGGCGCGTTGTCCCAGTCGGATTACGATAAATACAGCACGCGGCCTCTGGAAGTGGTGCCCCGTGGCGCTTCTGCGCTGTATGCCTTCCCGGCGTTTATTGATCTGGTGCGCCGACAGCTGGCGCGGGATTACCCGCCGGAAGTGCTCAGTGATGAGGGCCTGAATATCCATTCTACTCTGGACGTGCTGGCACAGTTGGCTGCGGAAGGGGCGCTCAAGGAGCACCTGGATAACCGTGATCCCAAGGAAGACAAGAAGCTCAACGGTGCGGTCGTGGTGGTAGCGCCTGCCCAGGGTGATGTGTTGGCGCTGGTCAGCAACCGCCACTCCCGGGAGGCCGGTTTCAACCGGGCACTGGATGCCGAGCGCCCCATGGGCTCGCTGGCCAAGCCTGCCGTGATTCTGTCCGCCGTACAGCAACCGAAAAAATGGTCACTGGCGACCCTGGTGGAGGATGGCCCGATTCAGGTGGCCATGCCCAATGGTGACCTCTGGGACCCGCAGAACTTTGACAAACAATCCCGTGGGGCGATGCCCATGGTGGATGTGCTGGCGCAGTCCCGTAACCAGGCCACCGCCCGCCTTGGGTTGGATGTGGGGCTGGACAGGGTAGCCGGTACCATGGAGACCCTTGGGGTTACCCGTCAGGTACCACGCTATCCGAGTATTCTGCTGGGCAGCCTGGCGTTGACGCCGTTTGAAGTGGCCATGATGTACCAGCCCCTGGCCACCGGAGGCTTTAGCACACGCTTGCGTTCCATCACGGATGTGCTGGACAAAGATGGCCAGCCGCTGGCTCGCTATCCGGTCAGTGCGGATGAAGTGGTGGCGGCGGGGCCAGCCTTCCTGACCCAGTGGGCCATGCAGCAGGTAGTGGAGAATGGCACCGCCCGTTCTGCCCGCGCTTACCTGCCGGAAGATCTCAAGGTAGCGGGGAAAACCGGCACCAGTGATGATTTCCGTGATGCCTGGTTTGCCGGTTTTTCTGCCAACCATCTGGCAGTGGTATGGGTCGGGCGAGATGATAATGCCAGTGCTGGCATCACCGGTACCAGTGGAGCCTTGCCGATCTGGGCGCGGCTGATGGGCAAGCTGCCCCAGCGCAGCCTGTCGCAAGCGCCACCTGCCGGGATTGAATGGGTCTGGATGAACCCGGATGGCCAGCGCGTTAGCGCAGAAGGTTGTGGTGAGGCACGGCGTTACCCCATGCTGGAGGCCTCAATTCCCCAGCAAGCAGATGGCTGTGGTGCGGTGAAACAAACCGGCAAGGGCATCAAGGGGTGGTTCAAGGGATTGTTTGACTAA
- the ybaK gene encoding Cys-tRNA(Pro) deacylase translates to MTPAVQAAKKAKVRHQLLSYEHDPKAESYGLEAAELLGLPPERVFKTLVALVDDEPVVAMVPVAHQLDLKFLAKAYGGKRAVMCPPDKAQRLTGYVLGGISPLGQKKRLPLYLDNSAESQAEIYMSAGRRGLEIAMAPQDLLTLTGGKLAELVRDKSSKE, encoded by the coding sequence ATGACGCCGGCAGTACAGGCAGCCAAAAAAGCAAAGGTCCGCCACCAGCTGCTGAGTTATGAGCACGACCCTAAAGCCGAAAGCTATGGTCTCGAAGCGGCGGAGCTGCTCGGCCTGCCGCCCGAGCGGGTATTCAAGACACTGGTGGCACTGGTGGACGATGAGCCCGTTGTGGCCATGGTGCCGGTGGCCCATCAGCTGGACCTGAAGTTTCTTGCCAAGGCGTATGGTGGCAAGAGGGCGGTCATGTGCCCACCGGACAAGGCGCAACGCCTCACCGGCTATGTGCTCGGTGGCATCAGTCCGTTGGGGCAGAAGAAACGATTGCCGTTGTACCTGGACAACAGTGCGGAATCACAGGCAGAAATCTATATGAGTGCTGGACGCCGCGGCCTGGAAATCGCCATGGCGCCGCAGGATTTGCTCACCCTCACTGGTGGCAAGCTGGCCGAGCTGGTGCGCGATAAAAGCAGTAAGGAGTAA
- a CDS encoding tetratricopeptide repeat protein, whose protein sequence is MQGLIRVLVIGVLLSGCAVRGPEMPAEPMTASVELDGSPALSLLHKAEAARHQGETAAAERYLERALNIAPDSSWLYKTLADLRLFEGDARGAEGFALKALRLAPDYPQYRAELWEMVATARERQGDKAGADDARERAAKALEPRTQPV, encoded by the coding sequence ATGCAAGGGTTGATTCGAGTATTGGTGATAGGTGTTTTGCTGAGCGGCTGCGCGGTACGCGGGCCGGAGATGCCTGCGGAGCCGATGACGGCCAGTGTGGAACTGGACGGTTCACCGGCCCTGTCGTTGCTGCACAAGGCGGAAGCCGCGCGCCATCAGGGTGAAACTGCCGCAGCAGAGCGCTATCTGGAGCGGGCATTGAATATCGCCCCGGACTCGTCCTGGCTCTACAAGACGCTGGCGGACCTGCGCCTGTTTGAAGGGGACGCGCGAGGTGCCGAGGGTTTTGCCCTCAAGGCCCTGAGGCTGGCGCCAGACTACCCGCAATACCGTGCTGAGCTCTGGGAAATGGTGGCCACCGCCCGCGAGCGCCAGGGTGACAAGGCCGGCGCCGACGACGCCCGCGAGCGGGCCGCCAAGGCGCTGGAGCCGAGGACGCAACCGGTATGA
- the thiE gene encoding thiamine phosphate synthase, translating into MTNKTINGLYAITDPALTPDERLLPAVEAALFGGARLLQYRDKTASADQRRRRASQLRALCHEYDALFIVNDDPALAAEVGADGVHIGQSDGGIATARALLGDNRIIGVTCHGDLRLARQAADAGADYLAMGRFFASRTKPQAPPADIASLKQACDEFPLPVVAIGGVNADNAPLLIQAGAASVAVIEALFGHSDPADIEAAARRISDLF; encoded by the coding sequence ATGACAAACAAAACCATTAATGGCCTCTATGCCATCACCGACCCCGCACTGACCCCTGATGAGCGACTACTTCCGGCGGTTGAGGCGGCTTTGTTTGGCGGCGCCCGGCTGCTGCAATACCGCGACAAAACCGCCTCTGCAGACCAGCGCCGTCGCCGCGCCAGCCAGTTACGGGCGCTTTGTCACGAATACGATGCCCTGTTCATCGTCAACGACGACCCGGCACTGGCGGCAGAAGTGGGCGCCGACGGCGTTCATATCGGCCAGAGCGATGGAGGCATTGCCACCGCCCGCGCCCTGCTGGGTGACAACCGCATCATTGGCGTGACCTGCCATGGCGACCTGAGGCTCGCTCGTCAGGCAGCGGATGCGGGCGCGGACTACCTGGCCATGGGCCGCTTCTTCGCGTCCCGCACCAAGCCCCAGGCGCCACCGGCCGACATTGCCAGCCTGAAACAGGCCTGCGACGAGTTTCCTCTGCCCGTGGTAGCCATCGGCGGAGTGAATGCGGATAATGCGCCCCTGCTGATCCAGGCTGGCGCCGCCAGCGTGGCCGTTATCGAGGCCCTGTTCGGCCATTCCGACCCGGCTGACATCGAAGCCGCCGCACGCCGTATCAGCGACCTTTTCTGA
- the hemL gene encoding glutamate-1-semialdehyde 2,1-aminomutase, with the protein MPRKQSEKLFRQAQKHIPGGVNSPVRAFKGVGGTPVFFHQAAGPYLYDEDDNRYIDYVGSWGPMILGHNHPDVIAAVEAAVKNGLSFGAPTAAEIAMADKVCKLVPSMDMVRMVNSGTEATMSAIRLARGYTGRDKIIKFEGCYHGHVDSLLVKAGSGALTLGNPSSPGIPDAVTADTLVLNYNDAAAVESAFNEFGEQIAAVIVEPVAGNMNCVPPTPAFLQALRKYCDEHGSVLIFDEVMTGFRVALGGAQALYDITPDMTTLGKIIGGGMPVGAFGGKKEIMEHLAPLGPVYQAGTLSGNPVAMAAGLATLKLISKPGFHDALTEKTTRLLTGLTEAAHAEGVAFTTAQAGAMFGLFFTDQSRVSSFAEVMACDSERFNRFFHAMLDQGIYLAPSAFEAGFVSAAHSDDDIEATIAAARKAFGKV; encoded by the coding sequence ATGCCCCGCAAGCAATCCGAAAAACTGTTTCGTCAGGCCCAGAAGCACATTCCCGGGGGCGTGAATTCCCCGGTGCGCGCTTTCAAGGGCGTCGGTGGCACCCCGGTGTTCTTCCACCAGGCCGCAGGCCCCTATCTCTACGATGAAGATGACAATCGCTACATCGATTATGTGGGCTCCTGGGGACCGATGATCCTCGGCCATAACCATCCGGACGTGATTGCCGCCGTGGAAGCGGCGGTGAAAAATGGCCTCAGCTTCGGCGCCCCCACGGCCGCCGAAATTGCCATGGCCGACAAGGTCTGCAAGCTGGTGCCCTCCATGGACATGGTGCGCATGGTCAACTCCGGCACCGAAGCCACCATGAGCGCCATCCGCCTGGCCCGTGGTTACACTGGCCGCGACAAGATTATCAAGTTTGAAGGTTGCTACCACGGCCACGTGGACAGCCTGCTGGTCAAGGCCGGCTCCGGCGCCCTGACCCTGGGCAACCCCAGCTCTCCGGGGATCCCGGACGCGGTTACCGCCGATACGCTGGTTCTCAACTACAACGATGCCGCCGCCGTGGAAAGCGCCTTCAACGAATTCGGCGAGCAGATCGCGGCCGTCATCGTGGAGCCGGTGGCGGGCAACATGAACTGTGTGCCGCCAACCCCGGCTTTCCTGCAGGCCTTGCGCAAGTATTGTGATGAGCACGGCAGCGTGCTGATCTTTGACGAAGTGATGACCGGTTTCCGGGTCGCCCTGGGGGGCGCCCAGGCCCTTTACGACATCACACCTGACATGACCACCCTGGGCAAGATCATCGGTGGCGGTATGCCGGTAGGTGCCTTTGGTGGCAAGAAGGAAATCATGGAACACCTGGCACCGCTGGGGCCGGTCTATCAGGCTGGCACCTTGTCCGGCAACCCGGTGGCCATGGCCGCAGGACTGGCCACCCTGAAGCTGATCAGCAAGCCTGGCTTCCATGACGCCCTGACCGAGAAAACCACCCGACTGCTGACCGGCCTTACTGAAGCCGCCCACGCCGAAGGCGTGGCCTTCACCACCGCTCAAGCTGGAGCCATGTTCGGTCTGTTCTTCACCGACCAGAGCCGGGTGAGCAGCTTTGCAGAAGTGATGGCCTGTGACAGCGAGCGCTTCAACCGTTTCTTCCACGCCATGCTGGATCAGGGTATCTACCTGGCGCCCAGCGCGTTCGAAGCCGGATTCGTGTCTGCAGCGCACAGTGATGACGATATCGAGGCTACCATCGCGGCGGCGCGCAAGGCATTCGGGAAGGTCTGA
- the thiD gene encoding bifunctional hydroxymethylpyrimidine kinase/phosphomethylpyrimidine kinase, whose protein sequence is MKPNILVIAGHDPSGGAGIHADIEAIRALGGFASTLITGLTVQNSQNVRGFQLTDIALLEQQADALLDDFEYQAVKIGMTGSVAIIEFIARLLDRLPGVPVVLDPVLAAEAGGSLTRESLAEVMLNTLAPRCEVMTPNLPEAEQLCGLQGVSSCGEALVNASGQAVLITGTHDDTTHVTNHLFTAGGMQQWQWERLPHSYHGSGCTLASAIACLRGHGESLANAVADGQAHVDRFLRSAFRPGNGQYVPDRR, encoded by the coding sequence ATGAAACCGAATATTCTTGTCATTGCTGGTCATGACCCCTCCGGAGGGGCAGGTATCCACGCGGATATCGAAGCTATCCGGGCGCTGGGCGGTTTTGCTTCCACTCTGATCACCGGGCTGACGGTGCAAAACAGCCAGAACGTGAGAGGCTTCCAGCTCACCGACATCGCCCTGCTGGAACAACAGGCCGATGCCCTGCTGGATGACTTCGAGTATCAGGCAGTGAAAATTGGCATGACCGGCTCGGTCGCCATCATCGAGTTCATCGCCCGGCTGCTGGACCGACTACCCGGGGTACCGGTGGTGCTGGATCCGGTACTGGCCGCCGAAGCAGGCGGCAGCCTGACCCGTGAGTCCCTGGCTGAAGTGATGCTCAACACGTTGGCGCCGCGATGCGAGGTGATGACACCCAACCTGCCGGAAGCAGAACAACTGTGCGGCCTGCAAGGGGTGTCGTCCTGTGGTGAAGCCCTGGTCAACGCCAGCGGTCAGGCGGTCTTGATCACCGGCACCCACGATGACACGACCCATGTGACCAACCACCTGTTCACCGCTGGCGGCATGCAGCAATGGCAATGGGAGCGCCTGCCGCACAGCTATCACGGCTCCGGCTGCACCCTCGCTTCCGCTATTGCCTGCCTGCGCGGCCACGGCGAATCGTTGGCCAACGCGGTGGCGGACGGACAGGCCCACGTGGATCGCTTCCTGCGCAGCGCCTTCCGCCCCGGTAACGGCCAGTACGTCCCGGACCGCCGATGA